From Streptomyces asiaticus, one genomic window encodes:
- a CDS encoding DUF6177 family protein: MTKDVIALTERMPDVWSLVAGLFAGGPGLDVRSAGEGAVLQMCDEAGRPLVSVEAPLLVRVAGEAARLLGPEAGDTGVPVWWTEARAATGVERAELLAASFARRLAGLCGGSVWPSAAAADAEAAQPGAGAAAAAPAAAQPAVDVLTERTAVVLQDRPVVAMTAWLSDAIRAAAASDRAVQIVTPATSRLSLPTRLSLTGLPSRWVVCDDEGGGYYDGLSGALLRWHDGGFTPVEAEPERTPVARAFLEGAEDTGERQLALSFRTVQPAEERLVLGGPLEAAWAAVTGGPPEGWSTAEPVNLPWSCEALTALARDRAPESTWVVAVGRADRPAIATLRVERTARGVEQDVTLAFGYGPGEKPPLDALPDLAATLVTEHRLQSLLVQLRAARRDLSLPARLEPPAVPVGFALGADEARDVGLTFARRTPLPAQPVPLGPAARPGFYYPLGDGSSPSSWALFEQLMRHLRQPG; this comes from the coding sequence ATGACCAAGGACGTGATCGCGCTCACCGAGCGGATGCCCGACGTCTGGAGCCTCGTCGCCGGGCTGTTCGCCGGGGGCCCCGGCCTCGACGTGCGCTCGGCCGGCGAGGGCGCGGTGCTCCAGATGTGCGACGAGGCGGGCCGCCCGCTGGTGTCCGTGGAGGCGCCGCTGCTGGTGCGGGTCGCGGGCGAGGCGGCGCGGCTGCTGGGACCCGAGGCCGGGGACACCGGCGTGCCCGTGTGGTGGACCGAGGCCAGGGCCGCCACCGGAGTGGAGCGCGCCGAGCTGCTGGCGGCGTCCTTCGCGCGGCGTCTCGCCGGGCTGTGCGGCGGCTCGGTCTGGCCGTCGGCCGCGGCGGCGGACGCCGAGGCCGCACAGCCCGGCGCCGGTGCCGCGGCCGCCGCCCCGGCCGCGGCCCAGCCCGCCGTCGACGTGCTCACCGAGCGTACGGCGGTGGTGCTCCAGGACAGACCCGTGGTGGCCATGACGGCCTGGCTCTCGGACGCGATACGGGCCGCGGCCGCGAGCGACCGCGCCGTCCAGATCGTGACCCCCGCGACCTCCCGGCTCAGCCTGCCCACGCGCCTGTCGCTCACCGGGCTGCCGTCCCGCTGGGTGGTGTGCGACGACGAGGGCGGCGGCTATTACGACGGGCTGTCCGGCGCCCTGCTGCGCTGGCACGACGGGGGGTTCACCCCGGTCGAGGCGGAACCGGAGCGCACTCCGGTGGCCCGGGCCTTCCTCGAGGGCGCCGAGGACACCGGGGAGCGCCAACTCGCCCTGTCCTTCCGCACCGTGCAGCCGGCCGAGGAGCGGCTCGTCCTCGGTGGGCCCCTCGAGGCGGCCTGGGCCGCCGTCACCGGTGGTCCACCTGAGGGCTGGAGCACCGCCGAGCCCGTCAATCTGCCCTGGTCGTGCGAGGCCCTGACCGCCCTCGCCCGCGACCGCGCCCCGGAGAGCACCTGGGTGGTCGCGGTGGGCCGTGCCGACCGGCCCGCGATCGCCACGCTGCGCGTGGAGCGGACCGCCCGGGGCGTCGAACAGGACGTGACGCTGGCCTTCGGCTACGGCCCCGGCGAGAAGCCGCCACTGGACGCCCTGCCCGACCTCGCGGCCACGCTGGTGACCGAGCACCGGCTCCAGTCGCTGCTGGTCCAGCTGCGGGCCGCCCGCCGCGACCTGAGCCTGCCCGCCCGCCTCGAACCGCCCGCCGTCCCGGTCGGCTTCGCGCTCGGAGCCGACGAGGCGCGGGACGTCGGCCTCACCTTCGCCCGGCGCACACCGCTGCCCGCCCAGCCCGTGCCGCTGGGGCCCGCGGCCCGCCCGGGCTTCTACTATCCGCTCGGCGACGGGAGTTCGCCCTCGAGCTGGGCGCTGTTCGAGCAGCTCATGCGCCATCTGAGGCAGCCGGGCTGA
- a CDS encoding sugar ABC transporter ATP-binding protein, whose protein sequence is MAPAPPDPRPLLTMSAITKSFPGVRALDGVDLDVEAGEVHCLLGQNGAGKSTLIKVVAGAHQPDSGEILWRGEPVTLKSPIAAMRLGIATIYQELDLVEGLSVAENVFLGHEMATGGFVRSRAARTATAALLTRLGHPEIDPGRLVGDLSAAGQQIVSMARALSHDVQLIVMDEPSAALDPDEVDNLFRIVGDLTAAGVAVVYISHRLEEIRRIGDRVTVLKDGRAAARGLPARTTPTREVVALMTGRDVEYAFPRRTTAPPVATATPVLRLENLGRAGEFEPLDLEVAPGEIVGLAGLVGSGRSEILETVYGARRPTSGRVVVDGRPLRPGSVTAAVRAGLGLAPEERKAQALLMLESVTRNVSVSSLTRFSRAGWVDRGAERAAARRCVRDLSLHPDDPERPVRTLSGGNQQKAVLARWLLRGCRVLLLDEPTRGVDVGARAELYAVIRRLADDGMAVLLVSSELPEVLGLADRVLVLREGRVVHTAPARELDEHRVLDLVMEGSPS, encoded by the coding sequence ATGGCACCGGCACCACCCGACCCGCGCCCACTCCTCACCATGTCCGCGATCACCAAGTCCTTCCCCGGCGTACGGGCCCTGGACGGCGTCGACCTCGATGTCGAAGCGGGCGAGGTGCACTGTCTGCTCGGCCAGAACGGCGCGGGCAAGTCCACGCTGATCAAGGTGGTCGCCGGGGCGCATCAGCCCGACAGCGGCGAGATCCTCTGGCGTGGCGAACCGGTCACCCTCAAATCGCCCATCGCCGCCATGCGCCTCGGCATCGCCACCATCTACCAGGAACTCGACCTGGTGGAGGGGCTGTCCGTGGCCGAGAACGTCTTCCTCGGCCATGAGATGGCCACCGGAGGGTTCGTCCGCTCCCGCGCGGCCCGCACCGCCACCGCCGCCCTCCTCACCCGGCTCGGGCACCCCGAGATCGACCCGGGGCGGCTGGTGGGGGACCTGTCCGCGGCCGGGCAGCAGATCGTCTCGATGGCCCGCGCGCTCTCCCACGACGTCCAGCTGATCGTGATGGACGAGCCGTCCGCGGCCCTCGACCCCGACGAGGTCGACAACCTCTTCCGCATCGTCGGCGATCTCACCGCCGCCGGGGTCGCCGTCGTCTACATCTCGCACCGGCTGGAGGAGATCCGCCGGATCGGCGACCGCGTCACCGTGCTCAAGGACGGTCGCGCCGCGGCCCGCGGGCTGCCCGCGCGCACCACCCCGACCCGCGAGGTCGTGGCGCTGATGACGGGCCGGGACGTGGAGTACGCGTTTCCGCGCCGCACCACGGCGCCGCCGGTCGCCACCGCCACGCCCGTGCTGCGGCTGGAGAACCTGGGCCGGGCGGGGGAGTTCGAGCCGCTCGACCTCGAGGTGGCGCCCGGCGAGATCGTCGGGCTGGCCGGACTCGTCGGCTCCGGGCGGTCCGAGATCCTGGAGACCGTCTACGGCGCCCGCCGCCCCACCTCGGGCCGGGTCGTGGTGGACGGCCGCCCGCTGCGCCCCGGCAGTGTGACCGCCGCCGTGCGCGCCGGGCTCGGTCTCGCCCCCGAGGAGCGCAAGGCGCAGGCGCTGCTGATGCTGGAGTCCGTCACCCGCAATGTCTCGGTCTCCTCGCTGACCCGCTTCTCCCGCGCCGGATGGGTGGACCGCGGCGCGGAGCGGGCGGCGGCCCGCCGCTGCGTCCGCGATCTGTCGCTGCACCCCGACGACCCGGAGCGGCCGGTGCGCACCCTGTCCGGGGGCAATCAGCAGAAGGCCGTACTGGCCCGCTGGCTGCTGCGCGGCTGCCGGGTGCTGCTGCTGGACGAGCCGACGCGCGGGGTGGACGTGGGCGCCCGCGCCGAGCTGTACGCGGTGATCCGCCGACTCGCCGACGACGGCATGGCCGTCCTTCTCGTCTCCAGCGAACTGCCCGAAGTCCTGGGCCTCGCCGACCGGGTGCTGGTGCTCCGCGAGGGCCGCGTCGTCCATACGGCGCCCGCGCGGGAGCTGGACGAGCACCGGGTCCTCGATCTCGTCATGGAAGGGAGCCCGTCGTGA
- a CDS encoding ROK family transcriptional regulator: MTARPANAHQARLLRLLRDGGPNSRAQLGDEIDLSRSKLAVEIDRLLETGLVVADGLAASRGGRRSHNIRLAPGLRLLGVDIGATSVDVAVTNAELEILGHLNQPMDVREGPVAVFEQVLDMAAKLRASGVAEGFDGAGIGVPGPVRFPEGVPVAPPIMPGWDGFPVREALSQELGCPVMVDNDVNLMAMGEQHAGVARSVKDFLCVKIGTGIGCGIVVGGEVYRGTTGSAGDIGHIQAEPDGRPCACGNHGCLEAYFGGAALARDAEEAARDGRSAELAARLEEVGSLAATDVAAAASAGDATALDLIRDGGTRTGQVIAGLVSFFNPGLVVIGGGVTGLGHTLLAAIRTQVYRQSLPLATGNLPIVLGELGPAAGVTGAARLISDHLFSPA, encoded by the coding sequence ATGACGGCACGACCGGCCAACGCGCATCAGGCGCGATTGCTTCGCCTGCTGCGCGACGGCGGCCCCAACTCCCGTGCTCAGCTGGGCGATGAGATCGACCTGTCGCGTTCGAAGCTGGCCGTGGAGATCGACCGGCTGCTGGAGACCGGGCTGGTGGTCGCGGACGGGCTGGCGGCCTCGCGGGGCGGCCGGCGTTCGCACAACATCCGGCTCGCGCCCGGGCTGCGGCTGCTCGGCGTGGACATCGGCGCCACCTCCGTGGACGTCGCCGTGACCAATGCCGAACTGGAGATTCTCGGCCACCTCAACCAGCCCATGGATGTGCGCGAGGGGCCCGTCGCGGTCTTCGAGCAGGTGCTGGACATGGCCGCGAAGCTCCGGGCGTCCGGGGTGGCCGAGGGGTTCGACGGGGCGGGCATCGGGGTGCCGGGACCGGTGCGGTTCCCCGAGGGCGTGCCCGTGGCGCCGCCGATCATGCCGGGGTGGGACGGCTTCCCCGTACGGGAGGCGCTCAGCCAGGAGCTCGGCTGCCCGGTCATGGTCGACAACGATGTGAACCTCATGGCGATGGGGGAGCAGCACGCGGGAGTCGCCCGTTCCGTCAAGGACTTCCTCTGCGTGAAGATCGGCACCGGTATCGGCTGCGGGATCGTCGTCGGCGGTGAGGTCTACCGCGGTACGACGGGCAGCGCGGGCGACATCGGCCACATCCAGGCCGAACCCGACGGCCGCCCCTGCGCCTGCGGCAACCACGGCTGTCTGGAGGCGTACTTCGGCGGCGCGGCGCTGGCCCGCGACGCCGAGGAGGCCGCTCGCGACGGCCGGTCCGCCGAACTCGCCGCCCGGCTGGAGGAAGTGGGCAGCCTCGCCGCCACCGACGTCGCCGCGGCGGCCTCGGCGGGCGACGCGACCGCGCTCGACCTCATCAGGGACGGCGGCACCCGTACGGGCCAGGTCATCGCCGGGCTCGTCAGCTTCTTCAACCCCGGTCTGGTGGTCATCGGCGGCGGTGTCACCGGGCTCGGCCATACGCTGCTCGCCGCCATACGGACCCAGGTCTACCGCCAGTCCCTGCCCCTGGCCACCGGCAACCTCCCCATCGTGCTGGGCGAACTCGGCCCGGCCGCCGGGGTTACCGGCGCCGCCCGCCTGATCAGCGACCACCTCTTCTCACCGGCCTGA